From Dethiosulfovibrio russensis, a single genomic window includes:
- a CDS encoding dihydroorotase, which yields MYDLVVRNGRMVIPEGLSYCDLAVDEGVIVAVGSKLKGRKELNADGLLVLPGVVDAHVHMALPVRGDRSSDDFLSGSMAAAAGGVTSMVDFTVGSPRTDLVQDIDARLETAEPSVIDYGFHCEMVGWTPGRENEIPSAVEKGVTSFKFFTAYGDSGRRSDSGALYRCFSKIAETGAVAVVHAEDDDLIRSLTAELSDDEKSSMTALARTRPDICEGAAIDQAAFYGEVTGASVHVVHVSSALGASRIEAARMRGLDITAETCPQYLYLTDQVYRREDGHLYSASPALRGEDDGEYLWGCLGYGALDFVATDHCPFTSEQKAWKGSFSDLPYGLPGVETSLPLIYSGGVATGRIPLETLPVIMSQAPAERYGLKNKGRLAPGYDGDLVLFDPEARWTARAEDLHMKVDFSPYEGMEIQGRVITTVARGEIIYSEGRHLCEPGRGKYLFRNTRD from the coding sequence GTGTATGATCTAGTGGTGCGAAACGGCAGGATGGTTATCCCGGAAGGGCTATCCTACTGCGATTTAGCGGTGGATGAAGGTGTAATCGTCGCCGTTGGTTCTAAACTAAAGGGCAGAAAAGAACTGAACGCCGACGGTCTTTTGGTTTTACCGGGAGTGGTGGACGCCCACGTCCATATGGCTCTTCCGGTAAGGGGAGACCGGTCCAGCGATGACTTTCTGTCCGGCAGCATGGCGGCGGCGGCGGGGGGAGTTACCTCCATGGTCGACTTCACCGTTGGAAGCCCCCGGACCGATCTGGTTCAGGATATAGACGCCAGGCTGGAGACGGCGGAGCCGTCGGTGATAGACTACGGCTTCCACTGCGAGATGGTCGGATGGACTCCCGGCAGGGAAAACGAGATACCCTCGGCGGTCGAAAAAGGCGTTACCAGCTTCAAGTTCTTCACCGCCTACGGCGACTCGGGACGCCGGTCCGACAGCGGAGCTCTCTATCGCTGTTTCTCCAAAATAGCCGAGACCGGAGCCGTGGCGGTGGTCCACGCCGAGGACGACGACCTCATAAGATCCCTGACGGCCGAGCTTTCCGACGACGAGAAATCGTCCATGACGGCCCTGGCCAGGACCAGACCGGATATCTGCGAGGGAGCCGCCATAGATCAGGCGGCATTCTACGGCGAGGTGACGGGAGCCTCGGTCCACGTGGTGCACGTCAGCTCCGCTCTGGGGGCTTCCAGAATAGAGGCGGCCCGAATGAGAGGGCTCGACATCACCGCCGAGACCTGTCCCCAGTATCTCTACCTCACCGACCAGGTCTACCGGAGAGAAGACGGCCACCTCTACTCGGCCAGTCCGGCCCTGAGAGGCGAGGACGACGGCGAATACCTCTGGGGTTGTCTGGGATACGGCGCTCTGGACTTCGTCGCCACCGATCACTGTCCCTTCACGTCGGAGCAGAAGGCCTGGAAGGGATCCTTCTCCGACCTACCCTACGGACTTCCCGGGGTGGAAACGTCCCTTCCCCTGATCTACTCGGGAGGGGTGGCGACGGGGCGGATCCCTCTGGAGACGCTTCCGGTCATCATGTCCCAGGCTCCGGCGGAGAGATACGGATTGAAGAACAAGGGCAGGCTGGCTCCCGGTTACGACGGCGATCTGGTTCTGTTCGACCCAGAGGCCCGGTGGACGGCGAGGGCCGAGGATCTGCACATGAAGGTGGACTTCTCCCCCTACGAGGGGATGGAGATACAGGGTCGGGTGATTACCACCGTGGCCCGGGGAGAGATTATCTACTCGGAAGGGCGGCATCTCTGCGAGCCCGGACGGGGTAAATACCTCTTCCGAAATACGAGAGACTAA
- the arcC gene encoding carbamate kinase, whose translation MSKRVVVALGGNAILQRGQKGTEADQRENVRKTVAQIVKMIEAGYEVVLTHGNGPQVGAILIQNEAGRGSVPAMPMDVCGAESQGFIGYMFVQEFKKALIAHGLDKEPICIVTQVEVSSEDPAFANPTKPVGPFYDEATAKARIESSGESWIEDAGRGWRRVVPSPKPINIVERKAVRELADNGYVVVASGGGGIPVVKSSDGSYGGVEAVIDKDLAGELLAQQVDADLFMILTDVPKVALRYGTPDEEWLGKVTIDEMKVYQSEGHFKAGSMGPKVSAAMAFVMNGGSRAVIASLDQALEALEGTEGTQIVKN comes from the coding sequence ATGAGTAAAAGAGTTGTCGTGGCGTTGGGCGGAAACGCGATCCTTCAGAGAGGGCAGAAGGGAACGGAAGCGGATCAGAGGGAGAACGTCCGCAAGACGGTGGCACAGATAGTCAAGATGATAGAGGCGGGCTACGAGGTGGTACTGACCCACGGCAACGGACCTCAGGTCGGAGCCATACTGATCCAGAACGAGGCGGGCAGGGGCAGCGTGCCGGCCATGCCGATGGACGTGTGCGGAGCCGAGAGCCAGGGGTTCATAGGCTACATGTTCGTTCAGGAGTTCAAGAAGGCCCTGATAGCTCACGGCCTGGATAAAGAGCCGATCTGCATAGTGACCCAGGTGGAGGTGTCCTCGGAGGATCCCGCCTTCGCGAACCCGACCAAGCCGGTTGGCCCCTTCTACGACGAGGCCACGGCCAAGGCCCGGATCGAGTCGTCCGGAGAGAGCTGGATAGAGGACGCCGGAAGGGGATGGAGAAGGGTAGTCCCCTCGCCTAAGCCCATCAACATAGTGGAGCGCAAGGCGGTCAGAGAGCTTGCCGACAACGGCTACGTCGTGGTGGCCTCCGGCGGAGGCGGCATTCCCGTGGTGAAGAGCTCCGATGGCAGCTACGGCGGAGTAGAGGCGGTCATAGACAAGGACCTGGCGGGAGAGCTTCTCGCCCAGCAGGTGGACGCGGACCTCTTCATGATCCTGACCGACGTACCCAAGGTGGCCCTCCGTTACGGAACCCCCGATGAGGAATGGCTCGGCAAGGTGACCATAGACGAGATGAAGGTCTACCAGTCTGAGGGACACTTCAAGGCCGGATCGATGGGCCCCAAGGTATCCGCCGCCATGGCCTTCGTGATGAACGGAGGATCCCGTGCGGTAATAGCCAGCCTGGACCAGGCCCTGGAGGCTCTGGAAGGCACCGAGGGAACCCAGATAGTCAAGAACTGA
- a CDS encoding AraC family ligand binding domain-containing protein: MRLWSSFASSQEFPCHSHNYYVIGFVERSRRRFVYRGEESCISPGDVILISLGKSHSCHQFGEDPLDYRSLNIGVEVMARAMSETLGGDSFSIFGRNVVPDGFSVLLLRSPHQCILGGAPGMEKEVFLWRFLILKAKIFIILN, translated from the coding sequence TTGAGGCTCTGGTCCTCGTTTGCCTCCTCGCAGGAGTTCCCCTGTCATTCTCACAATTACTACGTCATAGGCTTCGTAGAGAGGAGTCGGCGCAGGTTTGTATATCGAGGGGAGGAGAGCTGTATCTCTCCTGGAGACGTGATACTTATATCCCTAGGGAAGAGCCACTCCTGCCATCAGTTCGGAGAGGATCCCTTGGACTATCGGTCTCTAAACATAGGGGTGGAAGTAATGGCAAGGGCCATGTCGGAAACCTTGGGCGGGGATAGCTTTTCCATCTTTGGCCGAAACGTGGTTCCAGATGGGTTCTCGGTATTGTTGCTTCGAAGCCCTCATCAATGTATATTGGGCGGAGCTCCTGGAATGGAGAAGGAGGTGTTTTTGTGGCGCTTTTTAATTTTGAAGGCAAAAATATTTATTATTCTGAACTAG
- a CDS encoding alpha/beta fold hydrolase encodes MALFNFEGKNIYYSELGSGVPLVLLHGNTASSKMFSGIAERYAEVFRVISIDFLGHGRSDRLDRLPPDLWFYEAQQTIAFLREAQLGRVNLIGSSGGALVAINVALEAPDLVNRVIADSFEGEEPLRSFIQNIVEERELSKRDPGARSFYLSMHGSDWEQVVDNDTRAIVEHEKEIGLFFHKDLGSLKPEILMTGSKKDEFVCAISPDYFEQSYGKMMSKIGHGDIFLFESGGHPAMLSNQEDFYRLSVDFFERKSPQ; translated from the coding sequence GTGGCGCTTTTTAATTTTGAAGGCAAAAATATTTATTATTCTGAACTAGGATCTGGTGTCCCTTTGGTGTTGCTTCACGGCAATACAGCCTCCTCCAAAATGTTTTCCGGCATTGCTGAAAGATACGCTGAGGTTTTCAGGGTTATATCGATCGATTTTCTTGGTCATGGAAGATCGGATAGACTGGATAGGCTCCCTCCTGATCTGTGGTTTTATGAGGCCCAGCAGACGATTGCTTTTTTGAGGGAGGCTCAGCTTGGAAGGGTTAACCTTATCGGAAGCAGTGGAGGTGCTCTGGTCGCTATAAACGTCGCTCTAGAGGCTCCTGATCTGGTGAATAGGGTTATCGCCGATAGCTTTGAAGGAGAGGAGCCCTTAAGGTCCTTTATACAAAACATAGTGGAGGAAAGAGAGCTCTCCAAGAGAGACCCTGGTGCAAGGTCTTTCTACCTATCGATGCATGGTTCTGACTGGGAGCAGGTCGTGGACAACGATACAAGAGCCATAGTGGAACATGAGAAGGAAATCGGGTTGTTCTTCCACAAGGATTTGGGCTCTCTCAAGCCTGAGATCCTGATGACCGGTAGCAAAAAAGATGAGTTTGTGTGTGCTATCTCTCCAGACTACTTTGAACAGTCCTACGGTAAAATGATGTCAAAAATTGGTCATGGTGATATTTTCCTTTTTGAGTCAGGTGGGCACCCTGCTATGCTGAGCAATCAGGAGGATTTTTATCGGCTCAGTG